In Chelmon rostratus isolate fCheRos1 chromosome 4, fCheRos1.pri, whole genome shotgun sequence, a genomic segment contains:
- the LOC121605863 gene encoding claudin-18-like, translated as MAATLCQVVGFLLSLLGVAGIIAATGMDQWATEDLFDNPVTAVYSYSGLWRSCVRQSSGFTECRPYFTILGLPALLQAVRALMIVGIVLGAIACLIAIFALKCLKMGNMEDNIKATMTLTAGIMFLLAGVCGIAGVSAFANLIVQSFRFTTYADGGFGTYGGGVGGLTGALTPRYTFGPALFVGWIGAAILVVGGVMMCLACRGMTPDRKQRYDGMAYKAASQHTVYRPDTRPRPAYNDSYKAQSVEGRQSNQRFDYV; from the exons ATGGCGGCGACTCTCTGTCAGGTGGTGGGCTTCCTGCTCAGCTTGCTAGGGGTGGCGGGAATCATCGCCGCCACGGGGATGGACCAGTGGGCGACGGAGGACCTGTTTGACAACCCCGTGACGGCCGTGTACTCGTACTCGGGCCTGTGGAGGTCGTGTGTCCGGCAGAGCTCCGGCTTCACGGAGTGTCGGCCGTACTTCACCATCCTCGGGCTGCCAG CGCTGCTTCAAGCCGTCCGCGCCTTGATGATCGTCGGTATTGTTCTCGGCGCCATCGCCTGCCTGATCGCCATATTTGCCCTGAAGTGCTTGAAAATGGGGAACATGGAGGACAACATCAAAGCCACCATGACGCTGACGGCCGGCATCATGTTCCTTCTCGCGG GTGTCTGCGGCATCGCCGGCGTGTCCGCCTTCGCTAACTTGATCGTGCAGAGCTTTCGGTTCACCACGTACGCCGACGGTGGGTTTGGTACGTACGGAGGAGGAGTCGGCGGACTCACGGGAGCTCTGACTCCGAG GTACACTTTCGGCCCCGCCCTTTTCGTGGGCTGGATCGGTGCAGCTATCCTGGTCGTTGGCGGCGTCATGATGTGTCTGGCCTGCCGTGGAATGACTCCAGACAGAAAGCAGCG GTATGATGGGATGGCCTACAAAGCTGCCTCTCAGCACACGGTCTACAGGCCCGACACCAGACCCCGTCCAGCCTACAACGACTCCTACAAGGCCCAGAGTGTGGAGGGACGGCAGTCCAACCAGAGATTTGACTACGTGTAG